The genomic segment AAAATGATTTCCTTTTTCACCCAGGGAACGTTCGAGTTGTTGAAAAGCCTTATGGTAACTTTGAGCGAGTTGCGCATCAATTTTAAGTTCAACCCCGCCAAAGAGAGGCATTTTTTCCCTCATAAAAATTTCAACTTTGCCGCGCAAAAACTTTTTCTGGAGCACTCTCCGCACATGCCCTTCAATACTTCCCATTTTATTCGGAAGTTTCAGAAAAATTTCACAGTAACGATGATTCACCGACTTCACTTCAACAAAAAGGCGTCCTTTTCCAACAATGCCTTCAGCAATTCCAAAACCTGTCATGGATTTCATCGTTTCACTCCTAAACAATACAACCATTCATCCTTCGACAAGCTCAGGATGAATAGCCTTAATTTCTACGCTCACCCTGAGCCTGTCGAAGGGCGAGATTCATTGTTTATTTACTTTTTTCTAAAACAATTTTTGTTTCACCGAGCTCAATGACATCTCCTTTTTTGAGAAGTCGTGATTCAACTTCTTGACCATTCACATACGTTCCATTTTTGCTGACGAGATCAAGAATCCCCACCGCTCCACTTTTGTCCGCAAAAATCATGGCATGAAGTCGCGAAAGCGCTGCATCAGAAAAAACAACATCTGAGGCGCGATGAAAAGCGCCAATCCGTTCCACTTTTTCGATCTCATCTTCATCATATTCATGCGCAGATTGAAATTGTCGTTGAACATACGCCATGATGAGAGACTTTGTTCGCTCATCAATCGAAAGATTAAGACCAAGAGAGAGAATGCTGGTGCGATCTGAAGTCTCTTCTCCTCTCCCAAGAGCTCGACAACTTTTTCTCTGCACTTCAAACGTTCGACCCATATCAGGACCGTGAAGCACGCGAAACGTCAGCGCAGTGTCCTCATTGTAAAAAGTCGTCACTTCTCGACTTTTCACTCGAAGATTCTCTGCTTCTTGGACAATCATAACAGGGACATCATTGAGAACAGGAAATTTCAACTGACATCGTTCGCACAACAGCGCGCGGCCACCTTCGACTGCGGTGACTGGTTGTTTACATTCTGGACAAGCAAGAAGTTCAATCAGTTTCGCATCAAGAGTCATGGATTATTTTGTGGTATTGTAAATACGAATGACTTCATTCGTTAAATCATTCCCCTCAGGAGCATATAAAATCATCTCTTTCGGAAGAATAACAGCGTAACCACGTTCTTGACCAAGTTTGAGAATAATTTTTTTTAATTTTTCGCCAATCGGCTTGATATAACTTCCCTCTTTTTCGGCAAATGTTTTTTCTGATTCAGCCCCCATTTTTTGAAGTTCCATAAAAGCCTGCTGGAGTTTCATCTCTTTCTCTCGAGAAGCTTCTGCAGAAAGAATGGGTCGTTGTTTATCGAGATTTTCTTTTTCTTGTTGAATCTCTTTTTGTTTGAGTTCAATTTTTTTCCGAAGCGCGTTTCCTTCTCCTTCAAGCTGTGCTTTTGCTTTTTTCCCCTCTTCCACTTCATTTAAAGCGCGATTCAAATCGACATAGGCAACTTTGACAGTTGAATCCGCACTTTTTGCTTCTTCCTTTTTATCCGCCGCATCGACATTGACACTTAAAAGAAGTGTGCAAAGAGCGACATAAAAAATACTCCGTTTCATGCTTTCCTCCTTCATCATAGGTTAAGCTTTAATTCAATAATAAAACCAACGGGTTATATCAAGAGGTTTCTGGGATCTGTTTACAAAGTATGTCATCGCGAGCCCGAAGGGCGTGGCGATCTCCCGAAAACACTATAGGCAGGAGATTGCTTCGTCGTTCTACTCCTCGCAATGACACACAGGCTTTCAAGCACGCTCTAAAAGAAGTGTCCGATGGCGAAGTTGAAGACAAGATCGTCTTCGCCTGTTTTGGGATTGATCGGGATACCCCACTCAAATCGCAGCGGGCCGATCGGAGAGTTCCAACGAAGTCCAAAACCATAGTTATGGCGCAAAGAATCTAAAGAATAACTTTCCTCTTCGGCAAAAGCATTTCCTGTGTCGTAAAAAGTGACGGCAGAAATGCCGGCAACTTTAATGAGCGGCACTTCGATCTCTGCTGTAAAGAGAAGAAGTTTATCTCCGCCGAAAACAAAATCGATATCATCTCCAGAAGGTCCCGCAGGAATCCGAAGTTTTGGACCGAGCGAGTTCGGGAAAAATCCTCTCAAAGAATTTGGCCCTCCCGTGAAAAATCGCTCGAACAAAGGAACCGGAGAATCATTCAAACTTTTAATATGGCCAATGCGTCCAAAAGTCTTAAAAACAATTCCCTTCCAGACAGGCTGATACCAAAGTGAACGATAATTTGTGCGGAAATAATCATTGTCCCCACCAAGCTTTGCCCCCGAAACTTCAAAAGAGGCAACATTATAGGTCCCTTTCGTGGGAATTAAACGATTGTCACGCGTATCGCGATCGACCGCAAAAGCAAAAGCCGAGGTGAGTCCACCTGCATTTTGTCGAAAAAACTGAGGCACAGCGATACTGAAACTTGAGACCCCGACATCTTCAAGACGATAGGTGGTATCAAATGACCAGCGTTCAAAAAATGGATGTCCGAGTGAAAGCGTTCCACCTGTGGAGGTTCGACGAAAATCATTAAAGAGATAGGCAGTGCGATACGCGGAAAATCCCGCTGACCATTTCGTATCGAGAAAATAAGGATCGCGGAAAGAGAGCGTAAAAAATTGACGACGTTTTGAAAACTCAGCTCCCAACTCACCACTCATGCCATATCCAAAGAAATTTTCTTTTCTCATCGTTAAACCAAAAATAAAACTTTCGAGTGAAGAGAAACCCGCTTGAATATTAAACTGGCCGGTCTTCCGTTCTTTGACCGTAACATTGAGAATGACGGTATCATCACGGCTTCCTCGAGGAGTTGCAAAGTTCACTTCTTCAAAAAGTCCGAGCTGCATGAGTCGACGGCGGCTCTCCCGAAGATTGCGCTCACTATAACGATCATTCTCCAAAACTCTTAGCTCACGACGAACCACTTTATCTCGTGTTGTCGTATTTCCAAAAATATGAATTTTTTCGATGGTAATGCGATTTCCTTTTTCAATTTCAAAATGAATATCTGCCGTCAAAGTTTCATCATGGGGAAGAGTTCTCGGAACAATATTCGCAAACGCATATCCCTCATCCCCATAACGTTCGGTCAGGGTCAGAATATCTTCTTCGAGTTTGCGTTGACTATAAATATTTTTCGGTTTCGTTTTGAGAATACTCAGGAGTTCCTGTTTTGTCGTCAAAATATCACCTTCGATATCCACTTCTCCAACATGATACTGCTCCCCTTCTTGGATTTGAAAAGAGACAAAAATGTAACGCTTGTCTTTTGAGATGGTCACTTTTGGAGGCGAAACTTTTACGTTGAGATATCCATGATTCAAATAATGATACGTGAGAAAAAGTTTGTCCGTTCGGAGCTGTTCTTCTTCGTATTTCCCCGACTTTGTTAAAAAAGAGAGAACTCCCTTCTTTTTTGTACGCATCACAGCACGAAGCTGATCGTCGCTAAAAACTTTGTTGCCGATAAATTGAACTTTCCGAACAGCAATGCCTTGATTCTCCATAATCTCAAAAACAAGTTTGGTTTCATTCACCCCAATTTCTTCTAAACGATAATCGACGTGGGCAAGATAATATCCTTTATTCGCGTACTTCTGCCGTATCTTCTCAATGGTTTTAGCAACATCGTGTTCATTGAGAGGGCGATACGTTCGCACCACCATTTCCTCTTCGAGATTTTTATCATTTATTTTACGATTTCCCGTAAAGACAACTTTGGTAATCAGTGGATTCTCGACAAAATGATAAACGAGTCGAACGCCAGCAGGAACGATAAAACGTTCCACTTGAACATCGCTAAACTGACCGAGTTTATAGAGCTCTTGAATATCTTTTCGAAGTCGTTCGGAATCGAATGGATATCCCTCTTTGGTGCCAATCGTATTGAGAATGGTTTCTTCCGGAGTTCGAATGTTTCCGTCAAATGAAATGTCTTTAATCACTTCAAATTCTGCAAAAGAGAGAGACGGCAGTAAAAGAAAGAGCCAAAAAAAGAATATGAAAAAGCGCAGCTTCATAAGGTGGCCTCATGAAGCGATCCCTCTTTGAGTTCAAGATGGCGCGGGAGCGATCGAAGCAGCTCTTGATTGTGCGAAACGACGACGAGCGCCATTCCTTCATGCGCAAGACGAAGAAGATAATCCCATATTTTCTTCCCTGTCTGTTCATCGAGATTTCCGGTCGGTTCATCCGCGAGAATGACACGTGGACGCATCACCACCGCACGAGCAATGGCAACACGTTGTTGTTCACCACCAGAGAGTTCCCCTGGTCGATGATGAAAACGATCCGTAAGTCCAACAGCGGCAAGCGCCTCTTGTGCTTTTTCTTCTGCTTGGCTTCGCGAGTTTCCAGCGATAAGACAAGGAATCATCACATTCTCAAGAGCGGAAAATTCAGAGAGCAAATGATAGAACTGAAACACAAAACCGACGGTAGTATTTCGAAACCGAGCCCGCTCTTCATCGTTCAGAGAAAAAAGATCTTGTCCCTCAAAAAATACTTTTCCTGACGTCGGGGTATCGAGCCCCCCAAGCAGATGAAGAAAGGTCGATTTTCCAGCTCCCGAAACTCCAAAAATGCCGACACACTCACGCTCTGCGAGCGAAAAATTGATCTCTTTGAGAACTCCAACAGCAGCTCTCCCTTCATCGTACCGTTTACTGACTTGGTGTGTGGTCAAAAGTGGCATGTGGAAGCTAACGTAACCCATCCCCCAGAGGATATGATGAGAGTCGTGCCGCAGCCAGACGCGAGGTGACAGCGCAGATACCGAGGCAAAAAGTCCCGATAAATCCACATAATACAGGAGAGAAGTCAAGCGGGAGATGCCGCAGAAAATAGATCTCTTCCTCAAGTGCAATGAGCGGATAGCTTTTGAGAACCCAGATGATCAAACCGCTCACCGCGAGGCCGATGATCACACCGATCATTCCGGTCCACACTCCACTGCGCGTGATCATGCCAACAAGTTTTTTTCGAGGCATCCCCAAAGCATACAGAATGGCGACCTCTTTTTTCCGAAAAAGAATCAAAAGAATGAGAACCGTCATAATATTGAGCGCGGCAACAATGACGATCACTCCCATAATCATTCCAAACATCCACTTTTCCAATGTCAGCGCGGCAAAAAGATCTCGGTTGAGATCCTTCCACGTTAAAATCTCATCAATATCTTGAAACTCAACTCGAAGTTTCTCAGCAAGCGAAAATGCTTGATTTGGATCTGCGAGAGAAATTTCGATACCGGTCATTTCATCATTTTGAATCTCAAAAAGAGATTTCATCTCGGGAATCGACATAAAGAGAAATTGAGAATCATAATCATACATGCCAGATGAAAAAGTTCCGATCGCTTCAATTTCTTCAAAACGATTCGTCTCCTTGGTCGGAAGAAGAAGTCGTAATCCTGGATCTTGCGGTGTCACCTCCAACATTTTCGTAAGCGCTTTGCCTATGACCACAACAGGTTTGTTTTTTTTATGATCATCTTGCCAAAAATGGACGTTGAGTGTTTTGAGAGAAGTAAATTGATCAGGATCAACTCCCTTCACCACCACACCCTTGATTGTGCCATGCGACACCGCAAGCGCTTCCCGATAGAGAAAATGGGTGAAAGAAAGAATTTCGCCTTTTTCTTTCAGATGAGAAAGTTTTTGAACGATATCTTTTTGAACTTCTGTGGAATGAAAAGAAGGGAGCACAATGACATGAGCATTAAAATCGAGAAGTGATCTCATATAGGCATGCTCAAATCCACGCGCGATGGTCATCGAGATCAGGAGTGTCGTCACCGCAAGCGCTATTCCCACAATCGTAATAACACGCATCACTTTGAGCGAAGGAGGGAGCGTTGAAAAACGGTGCATGCGACGAAGAATAAAAGAGGTGTTCATGTTATTCATAGCGAAGCACCTCACACGGAGCTTCTTTGGCGGCTCTCATGGCAGGAAAAAACGCAGCCAACATGGCAAAGAAAATCCCGCAGAAAAAGAAGAGAACAACCCATGTAAACTCAACCGAGACGGGCAACACATCCAGATAATACGTGCTCGGAAGCGAGAGTGGATATTGTTGAAGAAGGTAACAAATGAAGAGACCCAAAAATGTACCCAGAAATGAGCCACCGGCTCCGATCCAAAAACCTTGAAGCAAAAAGATTCTGCGGATTTTTCTTGGTGATATTCCACATGAACGTAAGATCCCAATGTCCTTTCGTTTTGATGCTGTCATGAGAAAAAGAACGCCCATCATTGAAAAAGAGGAAATGAGAAGAATGAACAAAAGGACAATATTCATGACAATGCGCTCAAAGCGAAGAGCTTGAAAGAGTTTTTGATTCTCTTCACTCCACGCATGAGCTTTCCAACCTGACGGCAAGCTTTGACGTAATCTTGCCACAACTTTGTACGCATGCTCCGGATATTGTAGACGAACATTCCATCCCCGCGAGATCTGCTCTCCCAGAAGTTTGGTGGCATTTTCGCGCGAAAGAAAGATCACTTTCGTATCGTATTCATAAATCCCCGATTCAAAAACACCAACCACAGGATAGCGATAGGCACGTGGAGCAAGCTCTCCCGTAGGCCCAACTTCCGCAAGCGGCGCAATCAATCGAATCGAATCTTCAAAATCAGGATGAGCTAAAAGTGTGCCTGAAACTTCTTTCCCTAAAATAACCCCGGAAAAATTCTCTTTTCCCTGGGGAAAATAAAATTGAACTCGTTTCATAAAAGGAAGTTCCTGAGGATCGAGACTCCGAACTCGTACTCCTTGCACAGCTTCTCCGACTGTTTCTGGCCCTTGGGCTATTGCTTCGCCTTCTACAAAGGGAGTGACAAGAACTGTGGACTCATCTTGAAGAAGTGATTCTATCTGTTCACGTGTCAGATCATCTTGTGCGGAGTCAGGAGCCCGAAGAAGCACATGCGCATGAAGTCCTAAAAGTCGCTCTGTTAATTCGCGATGAAAACCACACATGATGGAAAGCACCACAATAAGCGCGAGAACTCCAATCGTCACTCCCAGAATTGAGGTTGTCGTGAGAAAGGAAAGGAATCGCTCAGAACGTCGACTTCGAAAATAGCGCCAAGCTATCCAGGTTGAGATCATAGGCATTACCAAACTGTCATCGCATTTTCTCTCGGGGTACAGCGGCTTCGGTTACGCTCCTCGCCGCTTCTGTTTCCATCGGCGCGATCTTTCGATTGGCATTGACGCGCCTCAGTCAAAGGCCCCCTGCGAGAAAATCCTCGACAGTTTGGAATCATGACTCATCTCTTTTTTTCAACTGGGGAAATAAAATTACATCTCTGATTGACGGGGAATCCGTAAGAAGCATCACCAATCGATCGATGCCAACACCTTCTCCAGCAGCTGGTGGCATCCCATATTCAAGCGCCTGAATATAATCGGCATCATAATGCATCGCCTCATCGTTTCCACCTGAAAGAGCTTCGACCTGTTTACGAAAGCGCTCAGCTTGATCTTCTGGATCATTGAGCTCTGAAAAAGCGTTGGCAATTTCGCGACCGTAGATAAAAAGTTCGAACCGATCCGTAACGTCGGGATTTTTATCATTCCGACGAGCGAGCGGAGAGACTTCTGTGGGATAGTGTGTAATAAATGTCGGCTGAATTAATTTTGCTTCACAGGTCAGCTCAAAAATTTCTGTGAGGATTGCACCGAGTCCCTCTTTTTCTGATTTCAGTTTATCACCAAGACTTTTGGCATAACTCAGCGCCTTCTCTCGATTTGTCAAAACCGCAGGATCCACTTTGCCGACCTGAACAAGTGCTTCGTTTAATGTGTAACGTTGGAAGGGAGGAGAAAAATTTATTTCAGTTCCTTGATATGTTACGCGCAAAGTGCCGTGCACTTTTTTGAGCACATGCGCGAGCATGCTTTCAGTGAGGTTCATGAGATCTTCATACGTTGCGTACGACTGATAAAACTCGAGCATGGTAAATTCGGGGTTATGCTGAATGGAAATTCCTTCGTTGCGAAAATTACGATTGATTTCAAAAACCCGTTCAAGACCACCAACGACAAGGCGTTTGAGATAAAGCTCCGGCGCAATGCGAAGATAGAGATCCATATCGAGTTTATGATGATGTGTCACAAAAGGTTTTGCCGCAGCGCCACCTGGAATCGAATGCATCATCGGCGTTTCGACTTCCAAAAAGTCTCGTTCATGTAAAAATTCGCGAATGGCTTGAACGACCTGTGCACGAATGCGAAATGTTTTTTTCACGTCGTCATTCGCGATGAGATCAACATAGCGTTGTCGATAGCGTGTTTCGACATCGGTTAACCCATGCCATTTCTCCGGCAAAGGACGGAGAGA from the Deltaproteobacteria bacterium RIFCSPHIGHO2_02_FULL_44_16 genome contains:
- a CDS encoding outer membrane protein assembly factor BamA; protein product: MKLRFFIFFFWLFLLLPSLSFAEFEVIKDISFDGNIRTPEETILNTIGTKEGYPFDSERLRKDIQELYKLGQFSDVQVERFIVPAGVRLVYHFVENPLITKVVFTGNRKINDKNLEEEMVVRTYRPLNEHDVAKTIEKIRQKYANKGYYLAHVDYRLEEIGVNETKLVFEIMENQGIAVRKVQFIGNKVFSDDQLRAVMRTKKKGVLSFLTKSGKYEEEQLRTDKLFLTYHYLNHGYLNVKVSPPKVTISKDKRYIFVSFQIQEGEQYHVGEVDIEGDILTTKQELLSILKTKPKNIYSQRKLEEDILTLTERYGDEGYAFANIVPRTLPHDETLTADIHFEIEKGNRITIEKIHIFGNTTTRDKVVRRELRVLENDRYSERNLRESRRRLMQLGLFEEVNFATPRGSRDDTVILNVTVKERKTGQFNIQAGFSSLESFIFGLTMRKENFFGYGMSGELGAEFSKRRQFFTLSFRDPYFLDTKWSAGFSAYRTAYLFNDFRRTSTGGTLSLGHPFFERWSFDTTYRLEDVGVSSFSIAVPQFFRQNAGGLTSAFAFAVDRDTRDNRLIPTKGTYNVASFEVSGAKLGGDNDYFRTNYRSLWYQPVWKGIVFKTFGRIGHIKSLNDSPVPLFERFFTGGPNSLRGFFPNSLGPKLRIPAGPSGDDIDFVFGGDKLLLFTAEIEVPLIKVAGISAVTFYDTGNAFAEEESYSLDSLRHNYGFGLRWNSPIGPLRFEWGIPINPKTGEDDLVFNFAIGHFF
- a CDS encoding lysine--tRNA ligase — translated: MSEENQYIAERRKKLSVYREQGINPYPNGILPHHTSEEIQRIHGAQNAEELESLQKTFSLAGRIMMIRSFGKAAFLRIRDRSGEFQIFIQKQDLSDELFNLYKTFNVGDFALFEGPLFRTKTGELSLKAKDLKLVTTSLRPLPEKWHGLTDVETRYRQRYVDLIANDDVKKTFRIRAQVVQAIREFLHERDFLEVETPMMHSIPGGAAAKPFVTHHHKLDMDLYLRIAPELYLKRLVVGGLERVFEINRNFRNEGISIQHNPEFTMLEFYQSYATYEDLMNLTESMLAHVLKKVHGTLRVTYQGTEINFSPPFQRYTLNEALVQVGKVDPAVLTNREKALSYAKSLGDKLKSEKEGLGAILTEIFELTCEAKLIQPTFITHYPTEVSPLARRNDKNPDVTDRFELFIYGREIANAFSELNDPEDQAERFRKQVEALSGGNDEAMHYDADYIQALEYGMPPAAGEGVGIDRLVMLLTDSPSIRDVILFPQLKKRDES